CCCTAGTGGCAGAAAGATGATGTTGTATTTGGAGCCAGATTTACAGTTTAGAAACTGAACCATGTTCATTGTGGATTTACTAAATGAAAAACTATGTctgcaagaaaacaaaaaaggtttttattttctgtaaacCTCACAGAGCGAGAGCGCAGCCAAGGTCAGACCTGGGGGAGAACAGAACAGTGACTGTGGGGcatagaaaacaaaaaacaaaacaaaaacacatctcCGTACTTTCAACCATCAGTTGGCCGAACAACCGACTAAACTGTCACTTTCACAACATTTTCAAGAAGCCAACGACGGCAATCTGAgcgagaaaaagaaaaagcttcttCTGTGTGCGGCAGGTGAAAACCGCACGCGAGGTGACGCCGAAACCCCCGTGGGGCTCAAGCAGACCACCCCCCCCCGCAGGAAAATAACGATAATACCAGAAACAGGAGTGAAGTaaactgcttttaaaaaaaacagccacgTTGCAAATACTGAATAACATTCACAAAAAGAAACGTGGCTCTACTTCCTCACTTTCTACTACACAGTCGACTACAAACAGACAGCGGCTTTCTCTGAACGATCAACAGAAACTTTTAACTGCGTATTTGACAAGACGTGAGCCAAAGTATTAGCAGTTACATTCTCCAACACATTACCAGAGAAACTCCAGTCTTGGCACACAAACTGAAGTGGCAGATAACTATCTTATCTGGAACATGGCATTTCCAAAGCTTTGTTTACATTGCACAGTTCATCTTTACAGTTTTCCCTTTCAGAGCTGCACGCGTTTTCAACGGCGCGccatcaaaataaaaaaataaaagaacccAGGGAGGCGGCTCAACCAAAGGACTCGGGGTTAAACGGCAGCAGCGATGAGCGTCTTTTAGAACACGATGAGCTGCAGACGGTGGTGGCTTCCCTCGTGTCAACATACTGACAGTGTGAAAATAAGTACTGTGAAATTTAGAGCTGTTCAATGTGCCTGACAAAGGACACGGCGGCTCTTTGAAAGTGGATGACGATCAGCTTCCCTACCAGCGGGGAAgtcaaaaagacaaagaaacacaagggAACGATGTCCCACTTCACTATGCTGACTGGAAGCCTTCTTCTTTCCAGCTCAGTGAGATTTCCCCACCAAATTCAGATGGTTTGGGTGGCATCTCATGTCCTCAACTCAAGGCACTGTGATCATATCAACCAGAATATCTGCTCGGGTCCGTTTACTTTACTTTAAAGTTTTCTGCTTATAACACAAGTTATTTTCACAGCTTTTTGCCATCAACGTTTCCAGTCtgttgggaagaaaaaaaaaaaaaagaaagaaagaaagaagcctGGTGAACACAGAGCCAcacaaaatgctttaaaaactATGAAAACGCCACATGCCCAAGCAGATTAGAAAAGGGTGAATTTTGGTGACCGATTGTGGATTAAAACAATAAGTTAAACAAGTCTGTGCCAGTCTTTGCACTACATTCCTCTGGTTGTACAAATGTTGTCCAACTATATCCGGAGGATAATGATCTGTCAAATAAATTAGGATGCAGGTCGGGACGTTTTCCCAATTTTAGGAGGCATTAATCAACCTAAAGTAAATACGGTAGCTTGTTCCAGGAACAGAGAGCCAGTTTCTGGTTGCAGCGATGGCGGAGATGAAGATGCACACCCGAATCTGTGAGGTTTCACTAGacattaaagagaaaaaaaaaaaaaaaaactgacgcTTCCTAATTGACGTGGGATGTccatttttaagttgtttttttttttttgtcttttgttttaaCTACAACAAATACAGTCACACAATACAACAACTTCCTTCTGACCTGGCGaggagagaacagaacaaaactaTTCCCAGCCACAAGATGATGGACCTGCGGGAAAAGTAAAAATGTTgggaggatggatggaggggCGGGACAAAGCCTTCACTTTTTGAGGGGCTGGTAAACGGAAGCGTTGGGGTCCAGGCCGGAGGGATTGGTGTCCATGAACTTTGAGGAGTAGTGGGGGGCCACGGGGGTCATGCTGCTGGTGTCGGCTGTGTAGGAGATGCTGGGCATGACGGCCATCACTTCTGCTATCTTCTGCTTCAGGTCTTTGATCTCCTGGTCCTTCTGAAGGATTTGacctgaaaacagaagaaaaaaaacgcgtCAGATGTGGCGACTTGACGATATGTGGAGGCGTCACGGTGATTCGAGCATTATGGACATGGCATGAACCTTGTGCGATCTCCAGCTGCCTCTTGGCGTCTCCAAGTGCAGAGAAGAGGTCCAGTTTGATCCTGGTCTCTGCGCTCAGACTGTTCTCCAGATGCTGGGTCTTGTCCTGCATGGCTGACAGGGCTGACATCAGCACCTctgtgtctttttcattttccttATATTTATGAAGCTCCTGAAAGACAAAACATGCAGTCAGAGTCAGCATCACAGGTTAATATCCAGGGCTCGTTGCTTTGGTACACTGGTGATTACATGTATGAAACAAAGACGGTAAATAAAGATCACCGACCGAATGCCGATTAAACACGTCGCCACGGCACTCAAAAACCAGATGTTAGTGAGTATTTTTGACCAGTGGGAACGAGGCTTTGGGTTCAGCATCTTTAAACATGCGTTTTTAATCAAAGTGGCAGCAGAtaaaggccccatccacacgtagccgggtatctgctaaaacgaatatatctttctacgtttggacctgtcatccacatgaaaacgcatcataaactaatatttttaaaaactccgggcaaagtgaagatttttgaaaactccgtttatgcagctgcgtgtagacggagataaccggagttttgcgttttcgaacgtcacaatatgcgccaaaacaacaacaaatctgctctgacgttaaacgtgcgacctttgtttactgaagaagcatggatgtcttgagaactgtggtggttactattgtgcaggcgctgtttactgccttgattttagacgcccaagtcgtactcccagaggaatggcgtgacaatttcgcatgtcccggtgtcctcactcctgtcgctgtcggaattattacgtcctcatatcgaggggcagtcatGCGAttacctgtcagtgtgctcaaaaaagttgcgtgcacactttattatttagctgacgagggcagattgcgcaaaacagaaaatgcatttgggttgtcaagacaggtgaaaacgcagatgttcggttatgtgtggaaggtgttttttttcgaaaacgaggtaatgtggatacagattattttataaacggagggggggaaatattcggttttaaaaatacccggctacgtgtgtacatagccaaAGACTGGGCCACTTCTAATGTTCTTCAGAGCACAACAAATACAAACAGAACATGGTATGAAACTATCCACACCCCTGTGCAAATAAAAGGAGGGACACGCAGCTTCACTGGTGTGATAATGTGAAAATGGTGTCGTTTTGAAATAAGCTTTCTGAGGCAAGTTATCAGAGCTAAGGTTGATGAGGAGGATTATGAACCTCAAAGCATTTTCCTTTTCTTAGTGATATCAAACAATAGCCGGTTACTTGGCACAGAAACATGACGTGATTATCAGAGGATAATCGGCCTTCGTTCAGTtgttaaaaaaatccaaacatttCATGAATGACTGAAGAGGAACGAGTCTGAAACCAAAGTGTCAAACAACAAACCTGTACTTTTAATTCGAGCTCTCGTATCTGGTCCTCCTTTAACTTGATGTCCATTGTTAATTTTTTACACTCTGTTTCTAATTCAGCGATCCGCCGCCGCAGCGTGTCTGTGCACTCTCCCctgagagaaaagagaaacagaTGTGTGAGAGCAGAGCAAAGAGGTTGCTGAGGAGCtcatttcatatatatatcgcGTCTGCCCTCACCTGGATGCTGCTGCTAGCGCTACTGCTCTGGCTGCTGTGGCCTCCTCTAACTTCTTTCGTTTCTTTTCATCTGCGAGCTGCTTCTCTGCAGAAGCTCGGGCCTCCTGCTCTGCTTTGAGCCTCTTCTCCAGCTGGCCCACAGCCTGTTTGTCCTTTTGCTTCGCCTGCACAGCATTATGGAGCCTAACACATCCAACCACACAACATGGAGCAGGTGAGCAAACTTGACAGAATAAGTAACAGAATCACTCCTTCATACTTGTGCTCTATATACACTCAATGCTGACACCAAGCTTTACAAGGTAAGCAACCCAAGTAAAAGTCTtaagtacactggaaaaaatgcccctccaaaaataagtaaaaaaaacaacaaatacaagacgtttttgcttgaaataagcaaaaaaatctgccaatggaactagtgaaaatcggcttgtcaagatttcttgaaataaaatgtgatatttaggacttttgagttaaaagtgaccttgaaattagcaaaaaaaaaaaaaactcttcaaatgaaaaaaaaagcttgtttcatgtgaaatatgactcaaaacagatgtttttaacaagatattcaagatgtattgtattaaaacaagtccctatatcttgctgaaatggtacttgttgggcaattgtgtcttatatcaagtgtaatgagatactcaatgagaaaaatatacttggtaagatttcgatttttttccagtgtatacgGTGTGTGAGTTTAATTTACAGTGAAAACTCTGCACAGATCAGGCAGATTTCTCTGAAAGTAGCTGTTAGCAAACAAAACTTTGAACTTGATCAAAAGGTCAGCATATAACTCATCTATAATCAGTGCTGTATACCATTAAAAACTCTATAACCCCAGCTAATCGTGACCAAAACTGATCACTAGCCCAACTTTGTGTAGACAAGAGTCGCCCCACTTACTTGCTCTGCAACAGCTCATTTTCCTGGCGCAACTGACCCAACTCAGTGCGTATGGAGCGCTCAGCGCTGCCTAGCGAGCCGATCTGGCTGCGTAGGTCCTGCTCCACCTGCCGGCTGGCCTGCAGGTCAGCCTTCAGCTTCTTAATGTCCTGCTCCAACCTGTCCCAGGTGgaaatgtaaacacacacaaagtaaATTTAGGTCCGATGACCCAGCTAAACAAATGATTTGTTTAGGGTTTCACATATATTTATGAATTTCGATTAAACAAAGACATCCTGAGTTCAACTTGTAATGAGTCAAATTCACAGCGTAAcgaaaactatttaaaaatcaTGGCTATATCATGAGCAAAGAACAGACGGAACAGAGTGCACTTTGATGCAAATGGTATTTGTGTGGATCAGCCACACTGATTTATCAAAACATTTCTGGTATCGGAAAGGTTTTCACCTCGACTACTCTGTGCATGCCAGTGATGAGAGATAGTTCAAATTTACAGTTAAAGTCACAAAATAAATCTGCAATATGAAGCTGTGACAGGTACTTTAATGGTGGCCTGCATGGCTAAGCATGCACACAGCTGCTTGGTCTTCCTGAGCCTCGACACAGTCGCCTCTTAAAAGTGGAAGAGACCAAAGTCCTTAAAGTCAAGATAAGTTCTTAAAACAGCTCACTGCACAATTAAACCAGTGAAGTTACTTTATGAAAACACTGGAGTGAGGCGTTAATGAGAACTCATCTGTGCCTGATCATGACTGTCTTACCTAACAAGTGCTTCTGGCTTGCTCAGCTGGTTGTTGGGGATACAGTTTTCGGTGGGATCCCTGTGGGAGCCCCCTGTTGTCCCTTTCCCAACTGGTAACTTTTGCTTCTTCTCGTTCTTCCCTGAGGAGGACGAAGATGACGACGCAGAGGAGGGGACGCTGCCGTTGGTGGCGCAGTGGCCGCGGGGTGAGGAGTTAAGCGCTGCGGCGTTGCTGCTGGCATTTTTGTAATTTttagaggaggaggatgatgaaGAAGAACAGGAGGAATTGTTATCCTCTTTAAGCAACAGATTCTCTGTGCTGCCCAGCTCTGTGGTCAGTCTCTTGTTGTTCATATGGTTCTCCATATACTCCATCTCCTGGAGTTTAGAGTCCACTGATGATGGCAGGATGTTGTGTTGCTTTTTAGCCTCCCCGCCACCTTTTccttctttccctttttctctATACTCGAGCTCTGGCAGTGGCGCTGATGTCTTTTTATTGCCCGGAGCACCATTTTGTGACACTGGCGGTGTGTCCACTTCAGATATTCctttagctgctgctgctgctgcatgaaTACAGAGGAGAATAAAAGAGATGCACATAAAACATCTGCCCAGAATTACAGGCATCATATCcatttttgatcatttataaGAATCCCTGATATACAATTCTGCatattctttatttaaaaaatgattttctctATCTACTGTGAGCACTGATATGATCCACATGTAGTTTGTGGTAATTAACATCTCAGGTGATGTGAATTTGTTTGAACCATTTCCTCGCCGACTTCTCGTTctgtaagaaaagcaggacttCTTTCATGTGTCAATGGAACCCCATCAAATGACCAAATGAATGATTGTGTGCATGGTGTGTTTGCTTAAACTGTGAGGCAGGTGCACCTGTAACCGCAGCCTTTGAATAGAAGGGGAAAGCATGTGCTACAGATGTATGTTAGCATAATGATGGCTTTGTTAAAGTAAATAGgaacaagaaaaacattttaagattAATGACAAaccaataaaacaaaggaaaatatGTACAAATGTTCAATAGATCTCCCCTTAAATTATCGGAAAATCATCAAAACATTAAGGTGAATGTATCACCCGTGCCCAAATCTACAAAACTGCCCAGAGAGATAGAGAACTATGACTTTACcaagtgtaaaaaagaaaaaacacaattaaaacagCGAGGGGATCCAACTACCCAATCCATGATTGTACCATTACTGACTTAAGACAGCGAGCTTGTCCACTGGACAGTAGAAAGACAATAAAATCTACTTTTTTCATGTCTGACGAGAGGAATAAAGTGACTTTTGTTCACTCGTTTACGTGCACGTGAATCAGGAGTGTACACAGCATGCATGTGGGTTTTCGTTCTTACCTTCTTCGGCTTCTCGCTCTTGTCTCTGAAGCATCTGTTGCTCTGGAGGCAGAGCCTGCTGTAGCAGCTGCATATAAAATTCATTCTCCTTCTGCACCTCCTTTTGCTTCCTCAGGCGCATTTTATAACTAACGTAGCTCTTGAAGCCAAAACCCAGCGTGACCACGGGGTAGCCGATGCTGAAGAGATGGGacacaaaatgcacacaaatcACAACGTGCTCATTCAATCAAGTCAAACTGAGTCAAACAGCAACTGGATTATTAACTATACAAAGAAACAATCACATTTCTTTCTATGACACAGGTTCAAAGCTAAATCTGCTTCAGAATATCAGCCGAAATGTGGAAAGACTTCATAGATTGCGTATCGATGAATAAAGCTTTGTGAACATTAAGATCGATAGCTATAATACTGTTATTATTCCACACTGCCTGTAGTTTAAACATAACAGAAGCTTACCAGTGTGCGGCAAAAGGACGGCACAAGTCCACGTGgaagttcttcaggtctttGAATCTGATGGCTGCCTCTATGTACACAAAGAGTATCCATAGAGACACGGTGGGCAGACAGACGCCCCTCTctggggacaaaaaaaaaagggaacaaaaatgtCAGAACTGCATTTCAAACCTGAAATGTGTTCATGACAACACCTAACCAAATTTGTTCAAAGTATACAGAACACCTGGATCCCGAATGACAAAACTTTggactttaagaaaaaaaaaagcccatttCATGACACCAGATGAAAATACGCTTgttcttgtaaaaaaaatgtaatgaaacTTCATCAGTTAGAGACCAAATCTGAATCAAGACAGTAAAGACTTTCACAAAGATTTGTCCCACTCATCAATGTGGTCAAAGAAGGTAGATCCTGCTTTCATAGAAATCTTTATAGCTTCTCTACACTGGGGTTGTCCAAAATCCTCAGAGACAAATAGATCCTAAAAATCAACATCTAATTAGATGCTCATTTGCAGCGGTATTGATTGGAATGTTCCGTCTTCATTGACAAACTAGCGGCGAACACTGATCAGCTCAGAGCTGCTGCGGCATAAAAGCAACTTAATATTATTCTTATCATTGTTGGAAGAGGTCCAAACTTTGACCACCGAGACAACGAGGCGCACCGGTGAGACGAGCAGCCAGACCTGTGACACCAAATCCTGCTGATTCAGCGTGAAGCGGTTTATCATGTAGAAGTACTGCAAAGAAGGGACAACGCTGCGTGTGTTTGGTGTACCACTCATGTTGTGGTCAACGTTTGTGGCGATAACTACTGCAAATGTTTATTTGCTCGCTCGACCCCAAACTTGGATAAACTCTgtagagacagacagacagactgggCTGCAGGAAGTCTAAAGAACTGGACCTTAGAGAATGAGCCGCTCAGTGGAAGTGAGTCAGCTCATGAATATTTATTCCATATTAACGCCATTACTAATAAATGTTTTGGTAATGAACAGACagtttaacctacagaaatacaAAGTGCTCTTTATTCTAAAGGAAGGGACTGGTGAGGGATGCTCATTTAGTTGGCCTCTggatttaaacaaaaagaaaaagaaataaaaatgaacatgttGCACTGAAGTTGATGTAAGGGCTGCTTCTTTTAAAAAGGTTTCTGACTTTAAAATGTAGTCTGGATGCTTCTTTATTAAAACactttatatataataataataataataataataataataatacatttaatttaaaaaaaaaagcgcctTTCTCAACACTCAAGGACACTTCACAACACActaaaaatacaataaataaaataacacaagttaaagaggctagagggagaatgcagcttgaaacagatgggttttgagtttcgATTTGAAGATTATACACCTCTTAATTTGATATTTTTCCCTCCACTGCACTGAAAAACATTACTTTGAAATCCTAATATCTTGACAGCCCTACTCTACACTGTGTACAGGTTTCTGCTGCCCACCACTATCACCACACACATTCACCACCGAGCTGTAGAAGATATTAATACCCCTGTGACATCCTATGGTTCTGAATGTCACCGGTGAGTTAAGTTCGAGAGCTCGGAAAGCAAATGGGAACCACTCGGTTTGTCCCTCCCCCAACAGGCACTGGGATTTCCATCTGACACCTGGCCTTTGGTCGCCACGGGTAGTTGTCACTAAATCAATCTGACAGCTAATCTGCAGAGCGCAGCTCGCTTACACCATGTAAAATTCTGAGAAACAAGCCAACTGTTTGTAAACAAGATAACACAATGTGCACTGCTCATGCATAAAACCgtccatactttttttttttctcactatcGAAAGTAAATCGTTTCACTGTCGCGAGTTAGATCATATTCCTCTgttcacactgaaaaaaaaaaca
This region of Odontesthes bonariensis isolate fOdoBon6 chromosome 17, fOdoBon6.hap1, whole genome shotgun sequence genomic DNA includes:
- the maco1b gene encoding macoilin-2 isoform X2; the protein is MKRRNADCSKLRRPLKRNRITEGIYGSTFLYLKFLVVWALVLLADFVLEFRFEYLWPFWLFIRSVYDSFRYQGLAFSVFFVCVAFTSDIICLLFIPVQWLFFAASTYVWVQYVWHTERGVCLPTVSLWILFVYIEAAIRFKDLKNFHVDLCRPFAAHCIGYPVVTLGFGFKSYVSYKMRLRKQKEVQKENEFYMQLLQQALPPEQQMLQRQEREAEEAAAAKGISEVDTPPVSQNGAPGNKKTSAPLPELEYREKGKEGKGGGEAKKQHNILPSSVDSKLQEMEYMENHMNNKRLTTELGSTENLLLKEDNNSSCSSSSSSSSKNYKNASSNAAALNSSPRGHCATNGSVPSSASSSSSSSGKNEKKQKLPVGKGTTGGSHRDPTENCIPNNQLSKPEALVRLEQDIKKLKADLQASRQVEQDLRSQIGSLGSAERSIRTELGQLRQENELLQSKLHNAVQAKQKDKQAVGQLEKRLKAEQEARASAEKQLADEKKRKKLEEATAARAVALAAASRGECTDTLRRRIAELETECKKLTMDIKLKEDQIRELELKVQELHKYKENEKDTEVLMSALSAMQDKTQHLENSLSAETRIKLDLFSALGDAKRQLEIAQGQILQKDQEIKDLKQKIAEVMAVMPSISYTADTSSMTPVAPHYSSKFMDTNPSGLDPNASVYQPLKK
- the maco1b gene encoding macoilin-2 isoform X1; the protein is MKRRNADCSKLRRPLKRNRITEGIYGSTFLYLKFLVVWALVLLADFVLEFRFEYLWPFWLFIRSVYDSFRYQGLAFSVFFVCVAFTSDIICLLFIPVQWLFFAASTYVWVQYVWHTERGVCLPTVSLWILFVYIEAAIRFKDLKNFHVDLCRPFAAHCIGYPVVTLGFGFKSYVSYKMRLRKQKEVQKENEFYMQLLQQALPPEQQMLQRQEREAEEAAAAAKGISEVDTPPVSQNGAPGNKKTSAPLPELEYREKGKEGKGGGEAKKQHNILPSSVDSKLQEMEYMENHMNNKRLTTELGSTENLLLKEDNNSSCSSSSSSSSKNYKNASSNAAALNSSPRGHCATNGSVPSSASSSSSSSGKNEKKQKLPVGKGTTGGSHRDPTENCIPNNQLSKPEALVRLEQDIKKLKADLQASRQVEQDLRSQIGSLGSAERSIRTELGQLRQENELLQSKLHNAVQAKQKDKQAVGQLEKRLKAEQEARASAEKQLADEKKRKKLEEATAARAVALAAASRGECTDTLRRRIAELETECKKLTMDIKLKEDQIRELELKVQELHKYKENEKDTEVLMSALSAMQDKTQHLENSLSAETRIKLDLFSALGDAKRQLEIAQGQILQKDQEIKDLKQKIAEVMAVMPSISYTADTSSMTPVAPHYSSKFMDTNPSGLDPNASVYQPLKK